The Mus musculus strain C57BL/6J chromosome 2, GRCm38.p6 C57BL/6J genome has a window encoding:
- the Gm14393 gene encoding novel KRAB box and zinc finger, C2H2 type domain containing protein isoform X4 produces the protein MDLVTYDDVHVNFTQEEWALLDPSQKSLYKGVMLETYRNLTAIGYIWEEHTIEDHFQTSRSHGRRERSCTAEQPSEFIQCGKAFAYESCSQRHQIKHNGEKHHDCNQCGKAFKRRSDLQIHKRTHTGEKPYECNQCGKAFARSDDLQKHKRTHTGEKPYECKQCGKAFAGSSGLQCHKRSHTGETPY, from the exons GATTTAGTCACCTATGATGACGTGCATGTCAACTTCACTCAGGAAGAATgggctttgctggatccttctcagaagagtctctacaaaggtGTGATGCTAGAGACCTATAGGAATCTCACAGCTATAG GTTACATTTGGGAAGAACATACAATTGAAGACCATTTCCAAACttctagaagtcatggaag GCGTGAAAGAAGTTGTACTGCAGAGCAACCCTCTGAgtttattcaatgtggtaaagcctttgcatatgagAGTTGTAGTCAAAGGCATCAAATTAAACATAATGGagagaaacaccatgactgtaaccaatgtggtaaagcttttaaaagaaggagtgacctccaaatacataagcgaacacatacaggagagaaaccctatgaatgtaaccaatgtggaaaagcctttgcaagaagtgatgacctccaaaaacataaacgaacacatacaggagagaaaccctatgaatgtaaacaatgtggtaaagcctttgcaggaagcagtggtctccaatgtcataaaagatcacatacagGAGAGACACCATATTAA
- the Gm14393 gene encoding novel KRAB box and zinc finger, C2H2 type domain containing protein, which yields MDLVTYDDVHVNFTQEEWALLDPSQKSLYKGVMLETYRNLTAIGYIWEEHTIEDHFQTSRSHGRRERSCTAEQPSEFIQCGKAFAYESCSQRHQIKHNGEKHHDCNQCGKAFKRRSDLQIHKRTHTGEKPYECNQCGKAFARSDDLQKHKRTHTGEKPYECKQCGKAFAGSSGLQCHKRSHTGETPY from the exons ATG GATTTAGTCACCTATGATGACGTGCATGTCAACTTCACTCAGGAAGAATgggctttgctggatccttctcagaagagtctctacaaaggtGTGATGCTAGAGACCTATAGGAATCTCACAGCTATAG GTTACATTTGGGAAGAACATACAATTGAAGACCATTTCCAAACttctagaagtcatggaag GCGTGAAAGAAGTTGTACTGCAGAGCAACCCTCTGAgtttattcaatgtggtaaagcctttgcatatgagAGTTGTAGTCAAAGGCATCAAATTAAACATAATGGagagaaacaccatgactgtaaccaatgtggtaaagcttttaaaagaaggagtgacctccaaatacataagcgaacacatacaggagagaaaccctatgaatgtaaccaatgtggaaaagcctttgcaagaagtgatgacctccaaaaacataaacgaacacatacaggagagaaaccctatgaatgtaaacaatgtggtaaagcctttgcaggaagcagtggtctccaatgtcataaaagatcacatacagGAGAGACACCATATTAA
- the Gm14393 gene encoding novel KRAB box and zinc finger, C2H2 type domain containing protein isoform X6 yields the protein MLETYRNLTAIGYIWEEHTIEDHFQTSRSHGRRERSCTAEQPSEFIQCGKAFAYESCSQRHQIKHNGEKHHDCNQCGKAFKRRSDLQIHKRTHTGEKPYECNQCGKAFARSDDLQKHKRTHTGEKPYECKQCGKAFAGSSGLQCHKRSHTGETPY from the exons ATGCTAGAGACCTATAGGAATCTCACAGCTATAG GTTACATTTGGGAAGAACATACAATTGAAGACCATTTCCAAACttctagaagtcatggaag GCGTGAAAGAAGTTGTACTGCAGAGCAACCCTCTGAgtttattcaatgtggtaaagcctttgcatatgagAGTTGTAGTCAAAGGCATCAAATTAAACATAATGGagagaaacaccatgactgtaaccaatgtggtaaagcttttaaaagaaggagtgacctccaaatacataagcgaacacatacaggagagaaaccctatgaatgtaaccaatgtggaaaagcctttgcaagaagtgatgacctccaaaaacataaacgaacacatacaggagagaaaccctatgaatgtaaacaatgtggtaaagcctttgcaggaagcagtggtctccaatgtcataaaagatcacatacagGAGAGACACCATATTAA
- the LOC115489542 gene encoding zinc finger protein 120-like: MEGMKEVLLQSNTLSLFNVVKPLHISHSQRHVRIHNGEKHYDCNQCGKDFGTRSVLQRLKRTHTGEKPYECNHCGKAFAKRSDLQIHKRIHTGEKPYECNQCCKAFTRSSHLGIHKRTHTGEKPCECKQCGKAFAHSSTLQIHKRTHTGEKP; the protein is encoded by the exons atggaag gcatgaaagaagttcTTCTGCAGAGCAACACTCTGAgtttattcaatgtggtaaagcctttgcatatcagtCATAGTCAAAGGCATGTAAGAATACACAATGGAGAGAAACACTATgactgtaaccaatgtggtaaagactttggAACAAGGAGTGTCCTCCAAAGACTtaaacgaacacatacaggagagaaaccctatgaatgtaaccactgtggtaaagcctttgcaaaaaGGAGTGACCTCCAAATTCATAAACgaatacatacaggagagaaaccctatgaatgtaaccaatgttgTAAAGCCTTTACACGAAGCAGTCATCTCGGaatccataagcgaacacatacaggagagaaaccctgtgaatgtaaacaatgtggtaaagcctttgcacatagcagtactctccaaatacataagcgaacacatacaggagagaaaccctaa